In one window of candidate division WOR-3 bacterium DNA:
- a CDS encoding carcinine hydrolase/isopenicillin-N N-acyltransferase family protein, which produces MSIRRCCNLILTFSIVISGAAAYSCTIGAFGPSATADGRPILWKNRDVKNPDQEMRYFDRGRYRFIANVYAGETLDVWAGINEAGFAIMNSNSYNIGGRAATGHKPRKQDIDADDGNIMHLALANCSTVDEFASLLDSLNRVGRETPVNFGVFDASGRTAIFEAANTYYRRYDADQESLGILVRANYSYHGDTIRQTGRGRHDRAWQLVAPVARRRQITPEFVMRVLARDMGSVGFDPYPLPFYGCVGELPFGHVPAGSTICRTTTRSAEIMVGPKPGVSPASGMMYVMLGPPETSVPIPLWVNGGPVPEHLDGPERARLCDEAIALRAYTRSEPQYPDAVNTFSLCRVLSAVASAESIIFSRVRQLEAERPEGPGADEAAALTVLSCRLAIESVENFWEHFYSPKSDSAPAGRPNIVPAVSRGSVVISLPEGMHRVRVCDAAGRTVAELVGRSGDTQLVWKPDGLGAGRYFVRFPGAARRAVSFVYIP; this is translated from the coding sequence ATGAGTATCCGTCGGTGCTGTAACCTGATTCTCACATTTAGCATTGTGATTTCTGGTGCAGCCGCATACAGTTGCACCATTGGTGCATTCGGGCCCAGCGCGACTGCGGACGGGCGACCAATCTTGTGGAAAAACCGCGATGTGAAGAATCCAGATCAGGAAATGCGGTATTTTGACCGCGGCCGATACCGATTTATTGCCAATGTCTATGCCGGTGAGACGCTTGATGTGTGGGCCGGGATAAACGAGGCCGGCTTTGCGATCATGAACTCGAACTCGTACAACATCGGCGGCAGGGCTGCGACCGGCCACAAGCCGAGGAAACAAGACATTGATGCTGACGACGGAAACATCATGCATCTGGCGCTAGCAAACTGCTCAACTGTTGACGAGTTCGCCTCGCTTTTGGATTCGCTCAACAGGGTCGGCCGGGAAACACCGGTGAACTTCGGGGTGTTCGACGCCTCAGGCAGGACGGCAATATTCGAGGCGGCAAACACCTACTACCGACGCTATGATGCGGACCAGGAATCCCTTGGTATCCTGGTGCGAGCTAACTATTCGTACCATGGTGACACGATACGGCAGACCGGCCGCGGCCGCCACGACCGCGCCTGGCAGCTAGTTGCACCAGTCGCACGCCGACGTCAGATTACACCGGAGTTTGTCATGCGAGTACTTGCTCGGGACATGGGCTCGGTGGGCTTCGACCCATATCCGCTACCTTTCTATGGCTGCGTCGGAGAGCTGCCGTTCGGACATGTGCCGGCAGGAAGTACAATCTGCCGCACGACAACCCGTTCGGCTGAAATCATGGTTGGACCGAAACCAGGGGTAAGTCCTGCAAGCGGTATGATGTACGTCATGCTTGGCCCGCCTGAAACTTCAGTGCCAATACCGCTCTGGGTAAACGGCGGGCCTGTTCCAGAGCATCTGGACGGGCCGGAGCGGGCGCGCCTGTGCGATGAGGCGATTGCGCTTCGCGCCTACACGCGTTCGGAACCACAGTATCCAGACGCGGTCAACACGTTTAGCCTTTGCCGGGTGCTGTCGGCCGTAGCTTCGGCCGAGTCAATAATATTCAGCCGCGTGCGCCAGCTTGAGGCCGAAAGGCCGGAAGGGCCCGGTGCGGATGAGGCTGCCGCGCTTACTGTGCTTTCCTGCCGGCTCGCAATAGAGTCGGTTGAGAACTTCTGGGAACACTTCTACTCACCCAAATCAGACAGTGCCCCTGCTGGCAGACCAAACATCGTACCTGCGGTAAGCCGGGGGAGTGTCGTTATCAGCCTGCCCGAAGGAATGCACCGGGTAAGAGTCTGCGATGCTGCTGGTCGTACCGTTGCTGAGCTCGTGGGCCGGTCCGGAGACACGCAATTGGTATGGAAACCGGACGGACTTGGAGCTGGCCGTTACTTTGTGCGATTCCCAGGCGCGGCCAGGCGTGCGGTCAGTTTTGTCTATATTCCATAG
- a CDS encoding C25 family cysteine peptidase, whose translation MKAVAVLVLATCQAFAGVVAVTVSLSPADVGLKQLDRFAMVSLTTDQPGVVATWTTEPGKPLLPVLSGNVLIPAGADVERIEVLPLERVELAQGVSVYPVQPMRPLSQFNDVPFVEPDKLTYSSEAKYPAEALTAVPAGSKAGFRIAGFLYCPFEYFPASGRLVLISRARVIVSYHENSLPVTVLTPSQLDFAAEDVARLVANPKDLAHFAPPAVEKDAKETDVLMFTSSTLAPALAGIRSWLMRKGYFTEIVRTDTISLPGRDVPEKMRNLVKRKFQDEGLKYVILAGDTQHCKLRYGYLPYSTYNVPADMYFGDLDGTWDANNNNNFGEMTGDSVDLFHDVYVGRLPLDDATNAANFLRKDTTYEICPDTAYLNNVILPGEVLWSNIDYHGSIVNQNIARMLNAAWPWEVDSGLNIGSSRVISGVNAGRHLFHFAGHGSATAFGSTFSTSNLASLTNVAKPCIVNTMACDCGWFDQSTDCLGEQFINITNGGAVSTMFNARYGWGAPPCQGPNENMNCAFFHNYLAGMTQGRAHGLAKDFLRNESFSQMTARWAMYTNTLQGDPTMIMWRSAPEQLAVTHPDTIPAMPQVLEVSVDCGDEPVLGARVAVTHLGELVGRAVTNPLGTAHVPLATIEDTWTLGITVTAQDARIYQSVIRTKTGSNAPLVVIARSRVADPNGRLDPYEESDLYCVVANRGAMPADSVSGTLTTTSPWVTVINATSSYGTIAAGDTAAGTAYRVAVDRNCPHGHRAAFQLTTAAGTSNWTSDFELVVGLPHSRGGIWATLDTGDYCLSVCGNGGIGTTRWRGEGYGFIYPKSRMWSAASMMHGSFMLGTDSTWVADNFYGTPGWHVCPQDFVMVDSVRPVYPPELGDKELITTFTDANHPQPRNVRIVHRAYGSARPTHKDFVILEYRIFNTDSVPLESLYTAVCCDFRTPGWNVNDSFDFAGTDSLRNLAYVRSAASGETLAMGIRHIYPPTWPGFANCINEWTYVANGFTKAEKIQFMNGTLRSTTGTTRANWDAMSSSGPHRIPAGDSIILAWVLCGSRTVTQLLAVSDTAALWYSPPVGVSSPEHEVGPSKFGVYPQLFAGELRFSRPHTGAFRATLTDALGRVVASRTFPAGEGQIVWRPDVSPGVYFLRSGALQAKVLSVR comes from the coding sequence GTGAAAGCAGTAGCAGTGCTGGTTCTAGCCACATGTCAGGCGTTCGCCGGTGTTGTAGCGGTCACGGTTTCGCTATCACCGGCTGACGTTGGTTTGAAGCAACTGGACAGGTTTGCAATGGTGAGTCTGACAACAGACCAGCCAGGCGTAGTTGCCACGTGGACAACTGAACCGGGCAAGCCGCTCTTGCCGGTGCTTTCCGGCAACGTGCTGATTCCGGCTGGAGCCGATGTCGAACGTATCGAAGTCTTGCCACTTGAGCGAGTGGAGCTGGCCCAGGGCGTGAGTGTCTATCCGGTGCAACCGATGCGGCCATTGTCCCAGTTCAATGATGTACCATTCGTGGAGCCAGACAAGTTGACCTACTCGAGTGAGGCGAAGTACCCGGCTGAAGCGCTGACCGCAGTGCCAGCCGGGTCCAAGGCCGGTTTCCGGATTGCCGGTTTTCTCTACTGTCCGTTCGAGTATTTTCCAGCATCAGGCCGACTCGTACTCATCAGCCGGGCAAGGGTGATAGTGAGCTATCATGAGAATTCGCTGCCGGTAACGGTTCTGACTCCAAGCCAGCTCGATTTCGCGGCCGAGGATGTGGCTCGGCTGGTCGCAAACCCTAAGGACTTGGCCCATTTTGCACCACCGGCCGTTGAGAAAGACGCAAAGGAAACCGACGTTCTGATGTTCACCAGCTCAACATTGGCTCCAGCACTTGCCGGCATCCGGTCTTGGCTCATGCGTAAAGGATACTTCACCGAAATCGTGCGGACCGATACGATTTCTCTTCCGGGTCGTGACGTACCGGAGAAGATGCGCAATCTGGTGAAGCGGAAGTTTCAAGATGAGGGGCTGAAGTACGTCATCCTTGCCGGCGATACCCAGCACTGCAAGCTGCGTTATGGCTACCTACCCTACTCCACCTACAACGTACCCGCGGACATGTACTTCGGGGACCTGGACGGCACCTGGGATGCGAACAACAATAACAACTTCGGCGAGATGACCGGCGATTCAGTTGATCTGTTCCATGACGTGTACGTCGGAAGGCTGCCCTTGGACGACGCCACGAATGCGGCCAACTTTCTCCGCAAGGATACGACCTATGAAATCTGTCCGGATACCGCATATCTCAACAATGTGATACTACCCGGCGAGGTACTGTGGTCCAATATTGACTACCACGGCAGCATCGTGAACCAGAACATCGCCAGGATGCTAAATGCCGCCTGGCCTTGGGAAGTTGACTCCGGTCTAAACATTGGCTCCTCCAGGGTCATCAGCGGAGTCAATGCGGGACGGCATCTTTTCCATTTTGCCGGCCACGGTTCAGCGACCGCATTCGGCTCGACCTTCTCGACCTCAAATCTTGCCTCGCTCACGAACGTCGCCAAACCGTGCATCGTCAACACGATGGCGTGCGACTGCGGCTGGTTTGATCAGTCCACCGACTGCCTGGGCGAGCAGTTCATAAATATCACCAACGGTGGCGCGGTTTCGACGATGTTCAACGCCCGTTACGGCTGGGGCGCGCCGCCCTGCCAGGGTCCGAACGAGAATATGAACTGTGCATTCTTTCACAACTACCTTGCAGGCATGACCCAGGGCCGGGCGCACGGCTTGGCAAAGGATTTCCTGCGCAATGAGTCTTTTAGCCAGATGACCGCACGCTGGGCAATGTACACGAACACGCTCCAGGGTGACCCGACGATGATAATGTGGCGCAGCGCGCCTGAACAACTTGCGGTTACTCATCCAGACACGATTCCGGCAATGCCGCAGGTGCTTGAGGTTTCAGTGGACTGCGGTGACGAACCAGTCTTGGGTGCGCGCGTGGCGGTCACGCATCTTGGCGAACTGGTCGGCCGGGCTGTTACCAACCCGCTCGGCACAGCTCATGTTCCCCTTGCTACGATCGAAGACACCTGGACTCTTGGCATTACGGTCACGGCCCAGGACGCGCGGATTTACCAGTCGGTCATCAGAACCAAGACCGGCTCGAATGCGCCGCTTGTCGTTATTGCGCGCAGCCGGGTGGCTGATCCGAACGGCCGGCTTGACCCGTACGAAGAATCAGATTTGTACTGCGTTGTTGCCAATCGGGGCGCAATGCCGGCCGACTCGGTTTCCGGCACTCTGACGACAACATCGCCATGGGTGACGGTGATCAATGCGACTTCAAGTTATGGCACGATCGCCGCTGGTGACACTGCGGCGGGCACTGCATACCGGGTAGCAGTTGACCGCAACTGTCCGCACGGACACCGGGCTGCTTTTCAGCTTACGACCGCAGCCGGCACAAGCAACTGGACCTCCGACTTCGAGCTTGTGGTTGGCCTGCCACATTCCCGCGGTGGTATCTGGGCAACGCTTGATACCGGCGACTACTGCCTGAGCGTGTGCGGCAACGGCGGCATCGGCACGACTCGGTGGCGTGGTGAGGGATACGGGTTCATCTATCCCAAGAGCCGTATGTGGTCGGCTGCTTCGATGATGCACGGCAGTTTCATGCTCGGTACTGACTCAACCTGGGTCGCAGACAACTTTTACGGTACCCCAGGCTGGCACGTGTGTCCTCAGGACTTTGTGATGGTTGACTCGGTCCGACCGGTGTACCCGCCCGAACTCGGCGACAAAGAACTCATCACTACCTTTACTGATGCAAATCATCCGCAGCCAAGAAACGTGCGCATCGTGCACCGAGCGTACGGCAGCGCCCGGCCTACACACAAAGACTTTGTCATTCTCGAATACCGAATCTTCAACACCGACTCGGTCCCGCTCGAAAGCCTGTACACCGCGGTCTGCTGCGACTTTCGGACCCCGGGCTGGAACGTGAATGATTCGTTTGATTTCGCCGGCACGGACTCGCTGCGAAACCTTGCCTATGTTCGCTCTGCGGCTTCGGGTGAAACCTTGGCAATGGGCATCCGCCATATTTACCCACCGACCTGGCCCGGGTTTGCCAACTGTATCAATGAGTGGACCTACGTTGCGAACGGGTTCACCAAGGCTGAAAAGATTCAGTTCATGAACGGCACTCTGCGCTCGACTACCGGTACGACTCGGGCAAACTGGGACGCGATGTCATCGTCTGGGCCGCACAGAATCCCGGCGGGAGACAGCATAATCCTTGCCTGGGTACTCTGCGGCTCTCGGACCGTGACCCAACTGCTTGCCGTATCCGATACCGCGGCGCTGTGGTACTCACCGCCGGTCGGCGTCAGTAGTCCGGAGCACGAGGTTGGGCCTTCGAAGTTTGGCGTCTATCCACAGCTGTTTGCCGGCGAACTCCGGTTCAGCCGGCCACATACTGGTGCATTCCGTGCGACGTTGACTGACGCTCTGGGCAGGGTTGTTGCGTCCCGGACGTTCCCCGCAGGCGAAGGCCAGATTGTGTGGCGACCGGATGTTAGCCCTGGTGTTTACTTCCTGCGCTCGGGCGCACTTCAGGCCAAAGTACTGTCCGTCCGCTGA
- a CDS encoding M28 family peptidase, with protein sequence MRTAFFIAIFLSLAWAGPNYLTKVDLLEGQGGRDIANAGLSVVKELDGCCLVVATREELSRSTFTYQILAEQACDKMFVFVTPTRGADLPELSNAGRVLMHHPSGVLLETDEMQALELERHRVHYSWVGTEPWVYREDEPPPVPQAVPDSLVWELVNRVNDDSMLAHIRRLQNFRTRYSTRDSCRRAVEWVQAKFVAYNCDSTALETWRSGYAPNVIGAKFGRTNRRPIYVICAHVDATVQTGQYDFCPGSDDNGSGTAAVVEAARVFADVEFANTVYFIGFTGEEQGLWGSDSFCSRAYRRGDSIKAALNFDMISYGRQGRDSLEVLGKTSNPACAWLVDAYIANGDTFAGLRTHRVLESNPSANSDHYSFLKRGYPALMGIECDFTPAYHTTGDTIGPLYYRYCGTNNWPLAARTTRAAVATIAKLAGAYIPTSVAEPGRTRPVRVTGLVPSIGAGPFTLQLSNQPADKHAAVSVFDAAGRCVRALLVSSTERGAPNAIWDGRDATGAKVPAGVYLLRLADGKQASTARCVLVE encoded by the coding sequence ATGCGGACAGCTTTTTTTATAGCTATTTTCCTGAGTCTCGCCTGGGCCGGGCCGAACTATCTTACCAAGGTGGACCTTCTTGAGGGCCAAGGCGGACGGGACATCGCCAATGCTGGTCTGTCGGTTGTGAAAGAACTCGATGGCTGCTGCCTCGTGGTTGCCACACGCGAGGAGCTCAGCCGAAGCACCTTCACTTATCAGATACTGGCCGAGCAAGCCTGTGACAAGATGTTTGTCTTCGTGACGCCCACCCGCGGAGCCGACTTGCCCGAACTCTCGAACGCCGGCCGCGTGCTCATGCACCACCCTTCCGGTGTCCTGCTCGAGACCGACGAAATGCAGGCGCTCGAACTGGAGCGGCACCGGGTTCACTACTCGTGGGTCGGAACCGAGCCGTGGGTTTACCGAGAGGATGAACCACCGCCTGTACCGCAGGCGGTGCCGGACAGCCTCGTCTGGGAGCTTGTAAACCGCGTGAACGACGACTCGATGCTCGCGCATATCCGGCGTCTGCAGAACTTTCGCACTCGCTACTCAACCCGCGACTCATGCCGACGCGCAGTTGAGTGGGTGCAGGCCAAGTTTGTGGCCTACAACTGCGACTCGACCGCACTCGAAACCTGGCGGTCCGGCTACGCGCCCAATGTTATTGGCGCCAAGTTCGGCCGCACGAACCGCCGGCCGATCTACGTCATCTGTGCGCACGTTGACGCCACAGTCCAGACTGGTCAGTACGATTTCTGCCCGGGCTCTGATGATAACGGTTCGGGAACAGCCGCGGTTGTCGAAGCCGCCCGGGTATTCGCCGACGTCGAGTTCGCAAATACCGTGTACTTCATCGGGTTCACCGGCGAAGAACAAGGACTCTGGGGCTCAGACAGCTTCTGCTCCCGCGCGTACCGTCGTGGCGACTCAATCAAGGCCGCGCTGAACTTCGACATGATTTCCTATGGCCGCCAGGGTCGGGATTCGCTCGAGGTGCTGGGCAAGACGTCGAACCCGGCCTGCGCATGGCTGGTTGATGCCTACATCGCGAACGGCGACACTTTTGCCGGCCTCAGAACTCACCGGGTGCTCGAAAGCAACCCTTCAGCCAACTCCGACCACTACTCGTTCCTGAAACGCGGCTACCCGGCGCTGATGGGTATCGAATGCGACTTCACGCCTGCATACCACACCACCGGCGACACCATCGGTCCGCTGTACTACCGGTACTGTGGCACGAACAACTGGCCTCTGGCCGCACGAACAACCCGTGCCGCAGTCGCGACAATCGCAAAGCTCGCCGGCGCCTACATACCGACCAGCGTAGCGGAGCCGGGGCGGACCCGACCGGTACGTGTGACCGGTTTGGTTCCAAGCATCGGTGCCGGCCCGTTCACGTTGCAGCTCTCGAATCAACCAGCAGATAAGCATGCGGCAGTGTCCGTATTCGACGCTGCCGGCCGGTGCGTACGGGCACTCCTGGTATCCAGCACCGAGCGTGGTGCGCCAAACGCAATCTGGGACGGCCGTGACGCCACTGGTGCCAAAGTTCCGGCCGGAGTGTATCTCCTCAGACTGGCTGATGGAAAACAGGCCTCGACCGCCCGGTGTGTTTTGGTTGAGTAG
- a CDS encoding CehA/McbA family metallohydrolase, whose protein sequence is MTVVRGVVTLLCLAIRVMKDTMPRLPILVILALSGLAFALSPLERDCVLYDGSVRTTDGVARLNVQVPAGRQLVGFFLGIEGIEQFTISLNGTILRTVMPGPTPRTIIRTLDLSDFASLLKPGVNQLDIFPADGGSEFRLRTWVSDRAWYVSSFHAHTTYSDGVLSVHDLLQAALADGGRAYAVTDHETLGQCYDTAFHDVGNMTVIRGYEWTTDSGHACLVGIQGANTLPHGSIHDMIDEATWRGAMIQVNHPTDPTMEWLRRPALDPGLDWLEVFNSLTYFPPCALRRESEAAPLLVGASGVAPDSGRRRSGGLDSDAQAVAWWQELLSGGATIAAAGCSDYHGIYPGEAPLKSCSFVWAPSNHPDTILKYTKLGTVMVFDTPDNSRLWLYADTNNNGSWDIVMGEHVRVSTGSKTVRFRLEVEDADWTDVVYVFDKSGEIYSKTLWTGGDFEYEWSRTFSSADRNFFRVELCAELGADYEGVTNPIYVNHRDYELGPTELLTAAVSWPDTLYVGRADTLHFLIRNTAGYSPYRTGLAVALDTGLFDVVHWQTSGPGVGRVVERSSQGHRIIEWQAGYEWQNRLPVGTNFQYWLLVRPKAAGSNPVLFRSWADDRLFIVDEDPGRGFLGPEAKYWYRRSVPVGQLVGTAEPVMARLVSDWSVSPNPAPDFIALQINYSPDDPLQSAVLYDLTGRALGELPIPRLAPGPNNIKWQLGNVAGTGLAEGIYFLRVSTHLRQRTERIVLAR, encoded by the coding sequence TTGACGGTCGTACGCGGTGTAGTTACGCTCTTGTGCCTAGCGATACGGGTTATGAAAGACACTATGCCACGTCTGCCGATTCTTGTTATACTTGCCCTGTCTGGCCTCGCTTTCGCGCTTTCGCCGCTCGAGCGCGATTGTGTGCTTTACGATGGCTCGGTCCGGACAACTGATGGCGTGGCCCGGTTGAACGTGCAGGTTCCAGCCGGACGTCAGCTAGTTGGTTTCTTTCTAGGAATCGAGGGCATCGAACAATTTACAATATCGCTCAACGGTACGATCTTGAGAACGGTCATGCCCGGACCAACCCCCCGTACCATCATCCGCACCTTGGATTTGAGTGACTTCGCATCCCTACTGAAGCCCGGGGTCAACCAGTTGGATATCTTTCCAGCTGATGGCGGCAGCGAATTTAGGCTACGCACCTGGGTCAGCGACCGGGCCTGGTACGTCTCATCGTTCCATGCGCACACGACCTACTCAGACGGCGTTCTGTCAGTGCACGACCTGCTTCAGGCAGCGCTGGCCGACGGTGGCCGGGCATACGCCGTGACTGACCATGAAACCCTCGGCCAGTGCTACGATACCGCCTTCCACGACGTCGGCAATATGACTGTCATCCGCGGGTACGAGTGGACAACTGATTCAGGTCATGCCTGCTTGGTCGGTATCCAGGGAGCGAATACACTTCCCCACGGTTCGATCCACGACATGATTGACGAAGCTACTTGGCGCGGCGCAATGATACAGGTAAATCACCCTACTGATCCGACAATGGAGTGGCTGCGCCGGCCGGCCCTTGACCCTGGGCTGGACTGGCTTGAGGTTTTCAACTCACTCACTTACTTCCCACCTTGCGCTTTGCGCCGGGAATCAGAGGCTGCTCCGCTTCTAGTCGGGGCTTCCGGGGTTGCCCCGGATTCCGGGCGTCGGAGGTCAGGGGGGCTAGACTCGGATGCACAGGCGGTCGCTTGGTGGCAGGAACTACTGTCGGGAGGTGCAACCATTGCCGCTGCAGGCTGCTCGGACTACCACGGCATTTATCCGGGCGAAGCACCACTCAAGTCGTGCTCATTTGTATGGGCGCCATCCAATCATCCTGACACCATTCTCAAATATACCAAACTCGGTACGGTAATGGTCTTTGACACTCCGGACAACTCCCGGCTCTGGCTTTACGCCGACACGAACAACAATGGTTCCTGGGACATTGTCATGGGCGAACACGTCCGGGTGAGCACGGGTTCGAAGACAGTCCGGTTCCGGCTTGAGGTCGAGGATGCGGACTGGACTGACGTGGTCTATGTATTCGACAAGTCTGGCGAGATATACTCCAAGACGCTCTGGACCGGCGGTGACTTTGAATACGAATGGTCTCGTACTTTCTCGTCTGCTGACCGGAACTTCTTCCGGGTCGAGTTGTGCGCTGAGCTTGGGGCTGATTACGAGGGCGTAACCAACCCGATCTACGTCAACCACCGCGACTACGAACTTGGCCCAACCGAGCTTCTGACCGCCGCGGTTTCCTGGCCGGACACGCTCTACGTCGGTCGGGCCGACACCCTGCATTTCCTAATTCGTAATACCGCCGGCTACAGCCCCTACCGAACCGGGCTCGCCGTGGCTCTTGACACAGGCCTCTTCGATGTGGTGCACTGGCAGACGTCAGGTCCAGGTGTCGGCCGCGTAGTGGAGCGTTCGAGTCAAGGCCACCGAATAATCGAGTGGCAGGCGGGCTACGAGTGGCAGAACCGGCTGCCAGTCGGAACCAACTTTCAGTACTGGCTCCTGGTCAGACCCAAGGCTGCCGGAAGCAACCCGGTGCTGTTCCGCTCCTGGGCCGACGACCGGTTGTTCATCGTGGATGAGGACCCTGGCAGAGGGTTCCTCGGACCAGAGGCCAAGTACTGGTACCGCCGGTCAGTCCCGGTCGGTCAGCTTGTTGGCACTGCCGAGCCGGTGATGGCAAGACTGGTATCAGATTGGTCGGTCAGTCCCAACCCCGCACCGGACTTCATCGCTTTACAAATTAACTATTCGCCTGATGACCCTCTGCAAAGCGCCGTGCTTTACGACCTCACCGGACGTGCGCTCGGCGAACTGCCGATTCCCAGACTCGCTCCTGGACCAAACAATATCAAGTGGCAGCTCGGCAATGTCGCGGGCACGGGTCTTGCCGAGGGCATATATTTCCTGCGGGTATCCACGCACCTCCGGCAGCGGACCGAGCGCATCGTGCTCGCTCGTTAA